The Papaver somniferum cultivar HN1 chromosome 3, ASM357369v1, whole genome shotgun sequence genome includes a region encoding these proteins:
- the LOC113355743 gene encoding protein MICRORCHIDIA 7-like produces MENPSGVSSDSSWLIHKRDRANEEKEETTSGNKKTKFVLPTGFLEPLNILEEEDEILAPIPLSSWKPDDSNTKLSVPYCKQFWKAGDYDEVGTLPGRGGDTTLIDGMDHVRVHPRFLHSNATSHKWVLGAVAELLDNSLDEAINGGTYCHINMLLNKKDGSRMLLVEDNGGGMSPGTMRHCMSLGFSGKSKLANTIGQYGNGFKTSTMRIGADVIVFSRCPGKDGGRATQSIGLLSYTFLTSTGKEDIVVPILDYEKNGKDWSNIVPASSSSIDWNKNVQTIAQWSPYASEAELLEQFNFIKSQGTRIIIYNLWEDEEGALELDFNSDIHDIQIRGANRDETKIQMAKDYPKSKQFLTYTHSLRSYASILYLKPPLGFRIVLRGQDVVHHNIVNNMFKVEDIKYKPTGLDSAVNADADADTGMVGKMGFHMDAKAHLDIQGFSVYHRNRLIKPFWRVWNSPSSGGRGVIGVVEANFIKPAHDKQDFEKTIMLSRLEWKLAHEQKQFWNKFKGVIGYVDSKQKNYVETRRYFSRSNSAAQGIQIPVMEKCDSLSIHSESARRETLRSAQRGEGKQMNGCKNHEGTGISVENGKEPGVTVNVKEKPVDQDLASARNEQVAVSGTTSGNNLITENLELNNRRKHTNEMLSSDLTSKQDRGRVLEVQTKKAPQTDAALLHVLPVENREIKSRGDLTSKQDRARELEVQTNEAPQKDAALLHELQVENRELKARIKELKEKHLQDLKVQREKLEEKHLHNSELQKEKCRSLEAELKETKDNFEVLVQEQDKIIEIFSEERTRRDAVEEKLANKLKAASTTIKELQDKVFNLKKKKSQPIR; encoded by the coding sequence ATGGAAAATCCATCAGGTGTGAGTTCTGATTCTTCTTGGTTAATTCATAAAAGAGACAGGGctaatgaagaaaaagaagaaactaCATCTGGAAACAAGAAGACTAAATTTGTACTGCCCACTGGTTTTCTTGAACCACTTAATATATTGGAGGAGGAGGATGAAATCTTAGCACCTATACCATTATCTTCATGGAAGCCTGATGATTCCAATACCAAGTTATCAGTTCCATATTGTAAGCAATTTTGGAAGGCAGGGGATTATGATGAAGTTGGTACTTTACCGGGACGTGGAGGGGATACGACGCTAATTGATGGTATGGATCATGTGAGGGTGCATCCAAGGTTTCTGCATTCTAATGCAACCAGTCATAAGTGGGTTCTTGGAGCTGTTGCGGAGCTGCTTGACAATTCTCTAGATGAGGCCATCAATGGAGGTACATACTGTCATATAAATATGCTTTTAAATAAGAAAGATGGTTCTAGGATGTTGCTAGTGGAAGATAATGGTGGTGGTATGTCTCCTGGAACAATGCGGCACTGTATGTCTCTTGGGTTTTCTGGGAAAAGTAAATTAGCTAACACGATTGGTCAGTATGGGAATGGTTTTAAGACTAGTACAATGAGGATTGGAGCTGATGTCATTGTGTTTTCGCGATGTCCTGGAAAAGATGGAGGAAGGGCTACGCAGAGCATTGGACTACTTTCGTACACGTTCTTGACGAGCACTGGCAAGGAGGACATTGTAGTTCCCATTCTTGATTATGAGAAAAATGGCAAAGATTGGAGCAACATTGTaccagcatcatcatcttcaattgaTTGGAATAAGAATGTACAAACAATTGCGCAGTGGTCTCCTTATGCAAGTGAAGCTGAGCTTTTAGAGCAGTTCAATTTTATTAAAAGTCAAGGTACTCGAATAATCATATACAATCTTTGGGAAGATGAGGAAGGAGCTCTAGAGCTTGATTTTAACTCTGACATTCATGACATCCAAATTCGAGGTGCCAACCGTGATGAAACGAAGATACAAATGGCGAAGGATTATCCAAAGTCTAAGCAATTCTTGACTTATacacattcattaaggagttatGCTTCCATTCTGTATCTTAAGCCTCCACTAGGCTTTCGGATCGTTTTGCGTGGTCAAGATGTTGTGCACCATAACATTGTGAACAATATGTTTAAGGTAGAAGATATCAAATACAAACCAACTGGTCTTGATAGTGCGGTgaatgcagatgcagatgcagataCGGGCATGGTAGGAAAAATGGGGTTCCATATGGATGCAAAAGCGCACCTTGACATCCAAGGTTTTAGTGTGTATCACAGGAACAGACTAATTAAGCCATTCTGGAGGGTTTGGAACAGTCCTTCAAGTGGGGGTCGTGGGGTTATAGGTGTGGTGGAGGCTAACTTTATCAAACCAGCACATGATAAACAAGATTTTGAGAAAACAATTATGCTTTCAAGACTTGAGTGGAAATTAGCACATGAACAAAAACAATTTTGGAATAAATTCAAAGGTGTTATTGGTTATGTTGACTCGAAACAGAAGAATTATGTTGAAACTCGACGTTACTTTTCGAGATCCAACTCCGCAGCCCAAGGGATTCAAATCCCAGTTATGGAGAAGTGTGACTCACTCTCAATTCATTCAGAGAGTGCTCGAAGAGAGACACTAAGATCTGCTCAAAGAGGGGAAGGCAAGCAGATGAATGGATGTAAGAATCATGAGGGTACAGGAATTAGTGTCGAGAATGGAAAAGAACCAGGCGTGACTGTCAATGTCAAGGAGAAGCCAGTTGATCAAGATTTAGCTTCAGCAAGAAATGAACAAGTAGCTGTTTCAGGTACGACTTCTGGCAATAATTTGATAACTGAGAATCTCGAATTGAATAACAGAAGAAAGCATACGAATGAAATGTTATCGAGTGACTTGACGAGTAAACAAGATAGAGGTAGAGTGCTTGAAGTTCAAACAAAGAAAGCTCCCCAGACAGATGCAGCTCTTCTACATGTTTTGCCAGTAGAGAATCGTGAAATAAAATCCAGAGGTGATCTGACAAGTAAACAAGATAGAGCTAGAGAGCTTGAAGTTCAAACAAACGAAGCTCCCCAGAAAGATGCAGCTCTTCTACATGAGTTGCAAGTAGAGAATCGTGAATTAAAAGCCAGAATAAAAGAACTCAAGGAAAAGCACCTGCAAGACTTAAAAGTCCAAAGAGAGAAACTCGAAGAAAAACACCTGCACAACTCAGAGTTACAGAAAGAGAAATGTCGATCCTTGGAAGCTGAACTGAAAGAAACAAAGGATAACTTTGAGGTATTGGTCCAGGAGCAAGATAAAATTATCGAGATATTTTCAGAGGAAAGGACTCGCCGAGATGCTGTAGAAGAAAAGTTGGCGAACAAATTGAAGGCTGCATCCACTACTATTAAAGAGCTGCAAGATAAGGTGTTCAatttaaagaagaagaaatctcagCCCATCAGATAA